A portion of the uncultured Draconibacterium sp. genome contains these proteins:
- a CDS encoding glucosaminidase domain-containing protein, whose product MRQILSFSLFILLSVSAFSQKITRDEYIRQWQLVAIEEMNRSGIPASITMAQGCLESGNGNSELSRKSNNHFGIKCKSSWKGKKVYYDDDRRNECFRSYRSVKDSYIDHTNFLMENPRYAGLFLLDPTDYKSWAKGLKKAGYATAHDYDKRLIRIIEENKLHRLDKKMTFNPMGGQTAHNLLGTDNSGALTISPFKTHKVTTINRVKAVVAQKGDTYEMLAQELGLKDWELYKFNDQRPGYQPVVNEVVYVQHKKKRTTKDQLTHRVQQGETMHYISQLYGIKLNPLYRRNNMKRGEQPQTGQVIYLRNKKK is encoded by the coding sequence ATGAGACAAATACTTTCCTTTTCGCTTTTCATTTTGCTTTCTGTAAGCGCATTTTCACAAAAAATTACCCGCGATGAATACATCAGACAATGGCAATTGGTAGCTATTGAAGAAATGAACCGCAGTGGAATTCCGGCAAGTATAACCATGGCACAGGGCTGCCTGGAATCAGGAAACGGAAACAGTGAACTGTCGCGAAAATCAAACAACCACTTTGGCATAAAATGTAAAAGTAGCTGGAAAGGCAAAAAGGTGTATTACGACGACGACCGCCGTAACGAGTGTTTCAGAAGTTACCGATCGGTAAAAGATTCGTATATCGATCACACTAATTTTCTAATGGAAAACCCTCGCTATGCAGGGCTTTTTTTGCTTGACCCTACCGACTACAAAAGCTGGGCAAAAGGATTAAAAAAAGCCGGTTATGCAACCGCTCACGATTACGACAAACGATTAATACGTATAATTGAAGAGAACAAATTACACCGCCTCGACAAAAAAATGACCTTTAACCCAATGGGGGGGCAAACAGCACATAATCTGCTGGGAACCGATAATTCAGGAGCACTAACTATTTCTCCATTTAAAACACACAAGGTTACCACAATTAACCGGGTAAAAGCTGTGGTAGCACAAAAAGGAGATACCTATGAAATGCTGGCGCAGGAGCTTGGCCTAAAAGATTGGGAGCTATACAAATTTAACGACCAGCGACCGGGATATCAGCCTGTTGTCAACGAGGTAGTTTATGTTCAACACAAGAAAAAACGAACCACAAAAGACCAGTTGACTCACCGGGTGCAGCAAGGTGAAACAATGCATTATATTTCTCAGCTTTACGGCATTAAACTAAATCCGCTCTATCGGCGTAACAACATGAAACGGGGAGAACAACCACAAACCGGCCAGGTAATTTACCTTCGGAATAAAAAGAAATAA
- a CDS encoding sigma-70 family RNA polymerase sigma factor: MNDAQLVKQVLNGNNHAFRFLVGKYQRLVMHVVGRIIQQEDELEDICQEVFIKVFKKLKRFRGDSKLSTWIATIAYNTAITHYRKLKRRGELSYNEEPNLLRNEQDTGLNQKNVEKEEAKKYLLQLIESLPVNYRTVITLFHLEEFSYKEIEEITGMPEGTIKSYLSRARKLLKGKIEKVARLEQTNIFVDYV, encoded by the coding sequence ATGAATGATGCGCAACTGGTTAAGCAGGTTTTAAACGGAAACAATCATGCGTTCAGGTTTTTGGTGGGGAAGTACCAACGGCTTGTAATGCATGTGGTTGGGCGCATTATTCAGCAGGAAGATGAACTGGAAGACATTTGCCAGGAGGTGTTTATTAAGGTGTTTAAAAAGCTGAAACGTTTCAGGGGCGATTCGAAGTTGTCGACATGGATTGCAACCATTGCTTACAACACGGCCATAACACATTACCGAAAACTGAAACGAAGAGGCGAATTGTCGTATAACGAAGAGCCGAACCTGCTTCGTAATGAACAAGACACCGGACTGAATCAAAAAAATGTAGAAAAGGAAGAAGCGAAAAAATATCTCTTGCAACTGATCGAGTCGTTGCCGGTGAACTACCGAACGGTGATTACGCTGTTTCACCTCGAGGAGTTCTCGTACAAAGAGATAGAAGAGATTACAGGAATGCCCGAAGGAACCATAAAAAGTTACCTGAGCCGGGCACGAAAATTATTAAAAGGCAAGATTGAAAAAGTTGCCCGTTTGGAACAAACTAATATATTTGTTGACTATGTATAA
- the tyrS gene encoding tyrosine--tRNA ligase: MSFVQELKWRGMLHDIMPGTEEQLEKELTAAYVGIDPTADSLHIGHLVGVMMLKHLQIAGHQPIALVGGATGMIGDPSGKSQERNLLDEPTLRHNQECIKAQLAKFLDFESKEDNVALLVNNYDWMKEFSFLDFIRDVGKRITVNYMMAKDSVKKRLGEESKSGMSFTEFTYQLVQGYDFYHLYKNNNCRLQMGGSDQWGNITTGTELIRRMDGGEAFALTCPLITKADGTKFGKTESGNVWLDPERTSPYAFFQFWLNTSDEDAERYIKIFTLLSKEEIDTLVAEHKEAPHARALQKKLAEEVTTMVHSREEYDMAVEASQILFGKGTAEQLRKLNESTFLAVFEGVPQFNISKDELAAGINVIDLLAEKTEVFPSKGELRRTIKGNGLSINKEKISDAELDVNNDFLIGGKYILAQKGKKNYFLIIAE, translated from the coding sequence ATGAGTTTTGTACAAGAGCTGAAATGGAGAGGCATGTTGCACGATATAATGCCCGGAACTGAAGAACAACTTGAAAAAGAATTAACCGCGGCTTATGTGGGTATTGATCCAACTGCCGACTCGTTGCACATTGGCCACCTGGTAGGTGTAATGATGCTGAAACATCTTCAGATTGCAGGTCACCAGCCTATTGCTTTAGTTGGTGGTGCCACCGGAATGATCGGCGACCCATCAGGAAAATCGCAGGAGCGTAACCTGTTGGACGAACCAACACTGCGCCACAACCAGGAATGTATTAAAGCTCAACTGGCAAAATTCCTCGATTTTGAAAGTAAGGAAGACAACGTAGCACTTTTGGTAAACAACTACGACTGGATGAAGGAATTTTCGTTCCTCGATTTTATTCGCGACGTGGGTAAACGTATTACCGTAAACTACATGATGGCGAAAGATTCGGTAAAAAAACGTTTGGGCGAAGAGTCAAAATCAGGCATGTCATTCACCGAATTTACCTACCAGTTGGTGCAGGGTTACGACTTTTACCACTTGTACAAAAACAACAACTGCCGCCTGCAAATGGGAGGATCCGACCAGTGGGGAAATATTACCACCGGTACGGAGTTGATCCGTCGTATGGACGGAGGTGAAGCCTTTGCTTTAACTTGTCCGCTGATAACCAAAGCTGACGGTACCAAATTCGGAAAAACAGAGTCGGGCAATGTTTGGCTCGATCCGGAACGCACTTCGCCTTACGCATTCTTCCAGTTTTGGTTGAACACTTCGGATGAAGATGCCGAGCGCTACATAAAAATATTCACGCTTCTGTCGAAAGAAGAGATTGACACACTGGTGGCAGAGCACAAAGAAGCTCCGCACGCTCGTGCTTTGCAGAAAAAACTTGCAGAGGAAGTAACTACAATGGTTCACTCGCGCGAAGAGTACGACATGGCCGTTGAAGCTTCACAAATTTTATTTGGAAAAGGAACTGCCGAGCAACTTCGCAAACTGAATGAAAGTACTTTCCTTGCTGTTTTTGAAGGTGTTCCTCAGTTTAACATCTCAAAAGACGAGCTGGCTGCAGGTATTAACGTAATCGACCTGCTGGCCGAGAAAACAGAAGTGTTTCCATCGAAAGGAGAATTACGACGCACAATAAAAGGTAATGGGCTGAGCATTAACAAAGAGAAGATCAGTGATGCGGAGTTGGATGTGAACAACGACTTTTTAATTGGCGGAAAATACATTTTGGCACAAAAAGGAAAGAAAAACTACTTTCTTATTATTGCCGAATAA